The following proteins come from a genomic window of Gottfriedia acidiceleris:
- a CDS encoding APC family permease translates to MEKEVNLKKNIGFFVSTSLVIGTVIGSGIFMKPGIVLSTTANSTMALFAWIIGGVITLASGLTIAEVSVKIPRTGGLYAYIEEVYGEKWGFLCGWVQTLIYGPAVMGALSLYFGSLLADFFGFQGSSKVIGIITIVLLGSLNILGTQLGGFIQTISTAGKLVPIILIAVFGILQGDVSVFNAESGSSTQALSMGAAVLATLWAYDGWMNVGFMAGEMKNPSKTLPRSIISGIVIVILAYLSVNIAMLHVLSANKIVELGPNAATAAASSLFGSIGGKILAIGILISIFGCLNGKILTFPRVTFAMAERNFLPGSKVLSSIHPKFNTPVGSTVFQIVLALAMMIFWNPDRLSDMAIFAVFLFYGLAFNAIFLLRKKDKGGNKLYKVPLYPITPIVAILGTLYIIGSTIINAPIDALVSIGIAIVGLPVYWRLKSTIRSEEKYKAS, encoded by the coding sequence GTGGAAAAAGAAGTAAATTTAAAGAAAAATATTGGCTTTTTCGTTTCAACGTCTTTAGTAATCGGTACAGTAATTGGTTCTGGTATCTTTATGAAACCTGGGATCGTACTGTCTACAACGGCTAACTCCACTATGGCTCTATTTGCGTGGATTATCGGTGGTGTTATTACACTAGCAAGTGGATTAACGATTGCTGAAGTAAGTGTAAAAATCCCGAGAACTGGTGGATTATATGCTTACATTGAAGAGGTTTATGGTGAGAAGTGGGGGTTTTTATGCGGTTGGGTACAAACCCTTATCTATGGACCAGCTGTTATGGGTGCTCTTAGTCTTTATTTTGGCTCTTTATTAGCAGATTTTTTCGGTTTTCAGGGAAGTAGTAAAGTTATTGGTATTATCACGATTGTATTACTTGGTAGTCTAAACATACTAGGCACTCAACTTGGTGGATTTATTCAAACAATCTCTACTGCTGGTAAACTAGTTCCTATTATTTTAATCGCTGTTTTTGGTATTCTTCAAGGGGACGTATCAGTTTTTAATGCAGAGAGTGGTAGTTCTACTCAAGCACTTAGTATGGGCGCAGCAGTATTAGCGACTTTATGGGCATATGATGGATGGATGAATGTAGGTTTTATGGCAGGAGAAATGAAGAATCCTTCAAAGACTCTTCCTAGATCAATTATTTCTGGTATTGTAATTGTTATTTTAGCTTATCTTTCTGTTAATATCGCAATGCTACATGTTTTATCTGCAAATAAAATTGTTGAATTAGGTCCTAATGCAGCTACTGCGGCAGCTTCTTCTCTATTTGGTAGTATTGGTGGAAAAATTCTTGCCATCGGAATTTTAATTTCTATTTTTGGCTGTTTAAATGGCAAAATTCTTACATTCCCAAGGGTTACATTTGCGATGGCAGAGCGAAACTTCCTACCTGGTTCAAAAGTATTATCAAGTATACACCCAAAATTTAATACGCCAGTAGGCTCAACAGTTTTCCAAATAGTTTTAGCATTAGCAATGATGATATTCTGGAACCCAGATCGACTTTCTGATATGGCTATATTTGCAGTTTTCTTATTTTATGGACTTGCATTTAATGCAATCTTCCTATTACGTAAAAAAGATAAAGGTGGAAATAAATTATATAAAGTTCCTTTATACCCTATCACTCCGATTGTGGCAATATTAGGTACGCTTTATATCATCGGTAGTACGATTATAAATGCACCAATAGATGCACTTGTCTCAATTGGTATTGCAATTGTTGGTTTACCTGTTTATTGGAGACTAAAATCGACTATTAGAAGCGAAGAAAAATATAAGGCAAGTTAA
- a CDS encoding NCS2 family permease has protein sequence MFQLKERNTSVKIEVLAGLTTFLTLAYIIIVNPMILKDAGVPFNQAFLATILATIIGTLTMSLIANYPIVIAPAMGLNAYFTYSVIGGHNLPYSVGFSAVFITGILFLLLSLTSFRTKLIQAIPANLKHAIAAGIGLFITFIGLRLSGIVADHPTNLVQIGDFSSPKVALTLIGLLITIVFMALNLNGALFLGMITTGLIAYFTGQLNFANGFVAMPHLPKGILVYNPIDSVKDIIEYGLYSVIFSFLLVMLFDTTGALLAIVKQAGLIKNGKLEKGGSAFSADSIGTIVGAMLGTSPTAATVESSAGVGAGGKTGLTSLTVVVLFIIAAFFSPMIGSVSEVAAITAPSLIIVGCFMIKSISEIKWDDFEEAFPAFLVIVSMPLTSSIANGIALGFISYPIMKIVKRKFNDVHPFVYLFAVLFLVQLVFFAHK, from the coding sequence ATGTTTCAACTTAAAGAACGAAATACTTCAGTTAAAATTGAAGTATTAGCTGGTTTAACTACATTTTTAACTTTGGCGTATATCATTATTGTCAATCCTATGATTTTAAAGGATGCAGGTGTGCCGTTTAACCAGGCATTTTTAGCTACTATTCTAGCTACCATTATTGGTACTTTAACAATGTCATTAATCGCTAATTATCCCATCGTTATAGCGCCTGCAATGGGGTTAAATGCCTATTTTACTTATTCTGTAATTGGGGGACATAATCTCCCATACTCAGTAGGTTTTTCTGCTGTTTTTATTACCGGAATTTTATTTTTACTACTTTCTTTAACATCTTTCCGAACAAAATTGATTCAAGCAATTCCCGCTAACTTAAAGCATGCAATTGCTGCTGGAATTGGTTTGTTCATTACCTTTATTGGCTTACGTTTATCAGGTATTGTCGCAGATCACCCTACTAATCTAGTTCAAATTGGTGATTTTAGTTCACCTAAAGTTGCACTTACATTGATCGGTTTACTAATAACAATCGTATTTATGGCACTTAACTTAAATGGTGCGTTGTTTCTAGGGATGATTACGACAGGTCTAATTGCATATTTTACAGGTCAGTTAAATTTTGCAAATGGTTTTGTTGCTATGCCTCATTTACCAAAAGGAATTTTAGTTTACAACCCAATTGATTCAGTGAAAGACATTATAGAATACGGACTTTATAGTGTCATTTTCTCATTCTTACTTGTCATGTTATTCGATACAACAGGAGCCTTACTAGCGATCGTTAAACAAGCAGGTCTTATCAAAAATGGGAAGTTAGAAAAGGGAGGAAGTGCGTTCTCTGCTGATTCAATTGGAACAATCGTTGGTGCAATGTTAGGAACAAGTCCGACTGCTGCAACTGTAGAATCATCTGCTGGTGTAGGTGCTGGTGGAAAAACTGGTTTAACATCATTAACCGTTGTAGTCCTATTTATAATCGCAGCATTTTTTAGCCCAATGATTGGTTCCGTATCAGAAGTTGCCGCAATTACAGCACCTAGCTTAATAATTGTTGGGTGTTTTATGATTAAGAGTATTTCCGAGATTAAATGGGATGATTTTGAAGAAGCATTCCCGGCATTTTTAGTCATCGTTAGTATGCCATTAACATCAAGCATTGCAAACGGTATTGCTTTAGGCTTTATTTCTTATCCGATTATGAAAATCGTTAAACGTAAATTTAATGACGTACATCCATTTGTTTATCTATTTGCAGTATTATTCTTAGTTCAATTAGTATTTTTTGCACATAAATAA
- the rluF gene encoding 23S rRNA pseudouridine(2604) synthase RluF, whose translation MFNIRLNKFISESGKASRRGADKLISEGRVKLNGRVAKVGDQVEPGDEVIVNGEHIRLARNHVYIALNKPVGITSTTEKGVKGNIVDLVNHPLRIFNIGRLDKDSEGLILLTNDGDIVNEILRAENRHEKEYIVSVDKPITAEFLTKMSEGVKILGTKTLPCEVKQLSKFDFQIILTQGLNRQIRRMCEALGYEVYRLQRTRIMNIHLGNLPIGQWRDLSKKEKTQLFRELNYEPNEW comes from the coding sequence TTGTTTAACATTCGTTTAAATAAATTTATTAGTGAGTCTGGTAAGGCTTCGAGACGTGGAGCGGATAAGTTAATTAGTGAAGGACGAGTAAAATTAAATGGTAGAGTAGCAAAAGTCGGCGATCAAGTCGAACCTGGTGATGAAGTAATTGTAAATGGTGAACATATTAGACTGGCTCGAAATCATGTATATATAGCCTTGAACAAGCCAGTTGGTATAACAAGTACTACTGAAAAAGGTGTAAAAGGGAATATTGTTGATCTCGTAAACCATCCATTACGTATCTTTAATATCGGAAGATTGGATAAGGATTCTGAAGGTTTGATTCTCCTTACAAATGATGGCGATATTGTAAATGAAATTTTACGAGCTGAAAATAGGCATGAAAAAGAATATATCGTTTCAGTAGATAAACCAATAACTGCTGAATTTTTAACTAAAATGTCTGAAGGAGTAAAAATATTAGGTACTAAAACACTTCCATGTGAAGTTAAACAGCTTTCGAAATTTGATTTCCAAATCATTTTAACACAAGGTTTAAACCGCCAAATTCGTCGAATGTGTGAAGCGCTTGGATACGAAGTCTATCGATTACAAAGAACAAGAATTATGAATATACATCTAGGCAATCTACCAATTGGCCAATGGAGAGACTTATCTAAGAAAGAAAAAACACAGTTATTTAGAGAATTAAATTACGAACCAAATGAATGGTGA
- a CDS encoding S8 family serine peptidase, producing MKVTTLAKHSAVLALSTSLLISPFSAKSYLTANAATSKAEEILASITPEQREALKQLELNGQEGLQGFQVGELDSDKNVSVIVQFNSDPSNVAVLEAAIDGKSLTKESAKEQVDKEHKVFKEDVGKFVKVKEKKNAPVITKTYKTAFNGAAITLPANQVKELLKSDAVKAIYKDVTFNVDPVKEDVPTDIASKTTTSVDSISYLNVDMLHKEGITGKGVKIGVLDTGIDYNHPDLKDAFKGGYDFVDNDNDPMEATYKDWQASKQPETNGNGSYYTEHGTHVSGTIVGQNKGENGVSVEGVAPDADLYMYRVLGPYGTGSTENILAGIDKAVQDGMDVINLSLGAAINNPYYPSSTAINYAVLNGVTAVVSAGNSGPKAYTLGSPGTAAFALTVGASDVPTSITTFDGKVAGGWSTDLVSMARSFADSFNSLEGKSLELVDVGLGTLNDYKNKNVAGKIAFVQRGNFALVDKVKFAKQNGAKAVIMYNNVDGHVGSNLGESMEYIPAFSMTKKAGEELKAKNANGNTTFTFTNLKEVTTEGDKLADFSSRGPVKGNFQMKPEITAPGVSVLSTVPSYIANHDTPEDYRYAYQRLDGTSMASPFAAGVAALLIGQNPNLQPADVKSILMNTADKLNGNYSVFEVGAGRVDPYQALHTQTEIKVQDETLIPVGNDLINAKNETGGLSFGKQVVKDDSELKVKKDIEFKNNSDKKKTFDVKVVDNANGKNGLQENGVVLDISNSIKVDKNTVKTVKATLTVPSTAKIGYYEGYVLLTNSEDKTEQYRIPFSFKKSDEGFDTLSLSSHAISPLYYGTYDSYKTFVTSLKFNLGSPVDNLDVVLQDANTNQDLGLVGTLNMKSATTDVDYFIQQAFYGAYYKFTGDKKQPVSTEVSQAKPGHYKLKFITTLPNGKQKIKSDDIFIDIDTPTVKSSLDGDSPFIEYKPGQKTYPFEMEVKDAALTEMQQAGINLDETSNFAVYTYGFPIPQGPIHMDKSGKWVDEVEMDENAPALSYNLIGYDAAGNQANWKEYYFVKEGTPVSYAKHNVELARSGDILSASLVLDNLQGVKEATWNFDDAQAVGIPYVNLVDAALTEKFKDKASIQVIGNKIKVTFKENTVFDRSEVVNIKVKVQDQLFYPIGYINPSANIVDANGQAVKLLNAGKRFQLKPRFNRVQGNIIPEGFLVQEEGQTPYLGSRDWKKVGATIKVTNGDFSLDATNLISRGKFSLEPLALSKDAYTFEVNVPGHFITKNSQKFGFEYKGVLYGKSETTNISLIGGDVNQDNVIDVQDALYVQTNWGTNNRNADINFDGTVDAKDFALIEKNYLKQNPSVQNAPTPKTIYNNQTLETIKSQLGL from the coding sequence ATGAAGGTAACTACATTGGCAAAGCACTCGGCAGTACTTGCCCTTTCAACAAGTCTGCTTATTTCACCTTTCAGTGCAAAGTCATACTTAACGGCAAATGCGGCAACTTCTAAAGCAGAAGAAATTTTAGCTTCAATTACACCAGAGCAAAGAGAAGCATTAAAACAATTAGAACTAAACGGTCAAGAAGGTCTTCAAGGCTTTCAAGTAGGTGAACTGGACTCTGATAAAAATGTCTCTGTCATCGTTCAGTTTAATTCAGATCCAAGTAATGTTGCGGTATTAGAAGCTGCAATTGATGGGAAGTCATTAACTAAAGAATCAGCAAAAGAACAAGTAGACAAAGAGCACAAGGTTTTTAAAGAAGATGTAGGAAAGTTCGTTAAGGTTAAGGAAAAGAAAAACGCTCCTGTTATTACAAAAACGTATAAAACAGCATTTAATGGTGCAGCGATTACACTTCCTGCAAATCAAGTGAAAGAACTTTTAAAATCAGATGCTGTTAAAGCGATTTATAAAGATGTAACTTTTAATGTAGATCCAGTTAAAGAAGATGTACCAACAGATATTGCAAGTAAAACAACTACATCAGTAGATAGCATTTCTTATTTAAATGTGGATATGTTACATAAAGAGGGTATAACAGGTAAAGGAGTTAAAATAGGGGTACTAGATACTGGTATTGACTATAACCACCCTGATTTAAAAGACGCTTTTAAAGGGGGATACGATTTTGTAGATAATGATAATGACCCAATGGAAGCTACATACAAGGACTGGCAGGCATCAAAACAGCCTGAAACTAATGGTAATGGCTCATACTATACTGAGCATGGTACACATGTATCGGGAACAATTGTAGGACAAAATAAAGGTGAAAATGGAGTATCAGTAGAAGGTGTTGCACCTGATGCTGATTTATATATGTACCGTGTACTTGGTCCTTATGGAACTGGATCAACTGAAAATATACTTGCTGGGATTGATAAAGCAGTTCAAGATGGAATGGATGTTATTAACCTTTCTTTAGGTGCAGCTATTAACAATCCATATTATCCAAGTAGTACTGCAATAAACTATGCAGTATTAAATGGTGTAACGGCAGTGGTTTCTGCAGGTAACAGTGGACCTAAAGCGTATACTTTAGGATCACCAGGTACGGCAGCATTTGCTCTAACGGTTGGAGCTAGTGATGTTCCAACTTCAATTACAACATTTGATGGAAAAGTAGCAGGTGGATGGTCAACTGATCTTGTAAGTATGGCTAGAAGCTTTGCTGATAGCTTTAATAGTTTGGAAGGAAAATCTCTTGAACTAGTAGATGTTGGATTAGGAACATTAAATGATTACAAAAATAAAAATGTTGCCGGGAAAATTGCTTTCGTTCAACGTGGAAATTTTGCACTAGTTGATAAAGTGAAGTTTGCAAAGCAAAACGGAGCAAAAGCTGTCATTATGTACAACAATGTTGATGGACATGTTGGATCTAACTTAGGTGAGTCAATGGAATATATTCCTGCATTCTCAATGACAAAGAAAGCAGGAGAAGAATTAAAGGCAAAAAATGCAAATGGAAATACAACATTTACTTTTACAAATTTAAAAGAAGTGACTACTGAAGGTGATAAGCTAGCGGACTTTAGCTCAAGAGGACCAGTTAAAGGTAACTTCCAAATGAAGCCTGAAATCACAGCGCCTGGTGTAAGTGTTCTATCTACGGTTCCTTCATATATTGCAAATCATGATACACCAGAAGACTATAGATATGCATATCAACGATTGGATGGAACGTCTATGGCATCACCATTTGCAGCTGGTGTAGCGGCATTATTAATCGGACAGAATCCAAACCTTCAGCCAGCAGACGTTAAATCAATCCTGATGAATACTGCTGATAAATTAAATGGAAATTATAGCGTGTTTGAAGTAGGAGCAGGTCGTGTAGATCCATATCAAGCTCTTCACACTCAAACAGAAATAAAAGTACAAGATGAAACATTAATCCCGGTCGGCAACGATTTAATAAATGCAAAAAATGAAACTGGCGGGTTAAGTTTCGGTAAACAAGTTGTCAAAGATGACTCAGAATTAAAAGTAAAGAAAGACATTGAGTTTAAAAACAATAGCGATAAAAAGAAAACATTTGATGTAAAAGTAGTGGATAATGCAAATGGTAAGAATGGATTACAAGAGAACGGGGTTGTTCTAGATATTAGTAATTCAATTAAAGTGGATAAGAACACGGTTAAAACAGTAAAAGCAACATTAACTGTCCCATCTACAGCAAAAATAGGTTATTATGAAGGCTATGTTTTATTAACAAATAGTGAAGATAAAACAGAGCAATATCGTATTCCATTTAGTTTTAAGAAATCAGATGAAGGCTTTGATACTCTTAGCCTATCATCACATGCTATCTCTCCATTGTATTACGGAACATATGATTCATATAAAACATTTGTAACATCATTAAAATTCAATTTAGGTTCTCCAGTTGACAATTTAGATGTCGTATTACAAGACGCTAATACAAATCAAGATTTAGGACTTGTTGGCACGCTTAATATGAAAAGTGCAACGACAGATGTAGATTACTTCATACAACAAGCATTTTATGGGGCATATTACAAGTTTACAGGTGATAAAAAACAACCTGTATCAACCGAAGTGAGTCAGGCTAAACCTGGACATTATAAATTGAAATTCATAACAACATTACCAAATGGAAAACAGAAAATTAAATCTGATGATATCTTTATTGATATTGATACACCAACAGTAAAAAGTTCTCTAGATGGTGATTCACCTTTTATTGAGTACAAGCCAGGACAAAAGACTTATCCGTTTGAAATGGAAGTAAAAGACGCTGCTTTAACAGAAATGCAGCAAGCAGGTATTAATTTAGACGAAACATCAAACTTTGCAGTTTATACTTATGGATTCCCTATTCCTCAGGGTCCAATCCATATGGACAAGAGCGGTAAGTGGGTTGATGAAGTAGAAATGGATGAAAATGCTCCAGCACTATCATACAATTTAATTGGTTATGATGCAGCTGGAAATCAAGCAAACTGGAAAGAATACTATTTCGTTAAAGAAGGTACACCTGTCTCATACGCTAAACATAATGTAGAACTAGCTAGATCAGGAGATATCTTGTCTGCCTCTCTAGTATTAGACAACTTACAAGGTGTAAAAGAAGCAACTTGGAATTTTGATGATGCACAAGCTGTAGGGATTCCATATGTAAATCTTGTAGACGCTGCTTTAACTGAAAAATTTAAGGATAAAGCAAGTATTCAAGTAATTGGTAATAAAATCAAAGTAACGTTTAAAGAGAATACAGTATTCGATCGCTCAGAAGTAGTAAATATAAAAGTAAAAGTACAGGACCAACTTTTCTATCCAATTGGTTACATTAACCCATCTGCTAATATAGTGGATGCTAACGGACAAGCAGTGAAGTTGTTAAATGCTGGTAAACGATTCCAATTAAAACCAAGATTTAACCGAGTTCAAGGAAATATTATTCCTGAAGGGTTTTTAGTTCAAGAAGAAGGTCAAACACCTTATTTAGGATCTCGCGATTGGAAAAAAGTAGGAGCTACAATTAAAGTAACAAACGGTGATTTTAGTCTAGACGCTACTAATTTAATTAGTAGAGGTAAATTTAGTCTTGAACCACTTGCATTAAGTAAAGATGCATATACGTTTGAAGTAAATGTACCAGGACACTTTATTACGAAGAATTCTCAAAAATTTGGTTTTGAATACAAAGGCGTATTATATGGAAAATCAGAAACAACTAACATTAGCTTAATTGGTGGAGATGTTAACCAAGACAATGTAATCGATGTACAAGATGCACTTTACGTTCAAACTAATTGGGGAACAAACAATCGAAATGCAGATATCAATTTCGACGGAACAGTAGATGCAAAAGATTTTGCTTTAATTGAGAAAAATTACTTAAAGCAAAATCCATCAGTACAAAATGCACCTACACCGAAAACAATTTATAATAACCAAACGTTAGAAACGATTAAAAGTCAATTAGGCTTATAA
- a CDS encoding helix-turn-helix domain-containing protein: MLEGEIIKFYRKKAGLTQEELGKDICTATHVSRIERGETRYSEEIIQLFSQRLQIDIKNEIAAVQNIEKKLQKWHNAIILERMKDVILIKEELESIHYISASNYAIYFQLLLARYFILCKNIEKADRIIKRIEKDSPPMSTYEKNLFHHVRGIYYLTQYTRLENVNRQIALQELKKVNIEEYGNKEYYYHLGSAYHWTQSKVMAYFYGEKAFRYFNKTNNYARAILAESLMLVQLKDSTQLDFEEIVVRYESLIEHSEALGLFDKRGMILHNLGLMYFWKQDFKNAHIFYKKSVEEADKQSLLYLNRLYNYLDNAEEGKLLTKNELLNEANEGLALSEKAANDLYIILFTLLILRFNEKFDEYYDYMEQIAFPFFKSHHHVTHAIKYAKLLYNYYVKTKQYEKAVHTGDMFINGH, encoded by the coding sequence ATGCTTGAAGGCGAGATCATTAAATTTTATCGAAAAAAAGCGGGATTGACCCAAGAGGAATTAGGAAAAGACATTTGTACCGCTACCCATGTAAGTAGAATTGAAAGAGGGGAAACTCGATATTCTGAAGAAATTATACAATTGTTCTCTCAACGTCTTCAGATTGACATTAAAAATGAGATAGCCGCTGTTCAAAATATCGAAAAGAAACTTCAAAAATGGCATAATGCAATCATATTAGAGCGAATGAAGGATGTCATACTAATTAAAGAAGAACTAGAAAGCATTCACTATATAAGTGCGTCTAACTATGCTATCTATTTCCAGCTTTTATTAGCCAGATATTTTATTTTATGCAAAAACATTGAAAAAGCAGATCGTATTATTAAACGGATTGAAAAAGATTCTCCTCCTATGTCGACTTATGAAAAGAACTTATTTCATCATGTAAGAGGAATATATTATTTAACTCAATATACACGACTAGAAAATGTAAACAGGCAAATTGCACTACAAGAATTAAAGAAGGTCAATATAGAGGAATATGGAAATAAGGAATATTATTATCATCTTGGGTCAGCCTATCATTGGACTCAGTCTAAAGTTATGGCATATTTCTACGGTGAGAAGGCATTTAGATATTTTAATAAAACAAATAATTACGCAAGAGCAATTTTGGCAGAATCCTTAATGTTAGTGCAATTAAAAGACAGTACACAACTAGATTTTGAAGAAATTGTAGTAAGGTATGAAAGTTTAATTGAGCATAGCGAGGCTTTAGGTCTTTTTGATAAAAGAGGAATGATCTTACATAATTTAGGTCTAATGTATTTTTGGAAACAAGACTTTAAAAATGCACATATCTTTTATAAAAAATCCGTTGAAGAAGCTGATAAACAATCCTTACTTTATTTAAATCGTTTGTATAACTATTTAGATAATGCAGAAGAAGGGAAGCTTTTAACAAAGAATGAATTGCTAAATGAAGCAAATGAAGGACTTGCCCTTTCAGAAAAGGCAGCGAATGATTTATATATTATTCTCTTTACTCTTCTAATTTTACGTTTTAATGAAAAATTTGATGAATATTACGATTACATGGAACAAATTGCATTTCCTTTCTTTAAGAGTCACCATCATGTCACACATGCAATAAAGTATGCAAAACTGCTTTACAACTACTATGTTAAAACTAAACAATATGAAAAAGCTGTTCATACTGGGGATATGTTTATTAATGGCCATTAG
- a CDS encoding mannitol-1-phosphate 5-dehydrogenase produces the protein MLAVHFGAGNIGRGFIGQLLHKAGYEICFVDVNEEIIDQLNEKKSYTVMLADRTQEEIKITNVRGINSLKDPKEVVKVIAQADIVTTAVGPSILPKIAKLIAEGLIEKVQNSEKALNIIACENMIGGSSFLRDEVYLNMTLSQKKKTEQSVSFPDAAVDRIVPIQSHEDKLLVSVEPFYEWVIDKSKLIGEVPAIDGVTYVEDLLPYIERKLFSVNTGHAATAYLGNFYGYKTIKEAISDENIRNTVSSILDETGKLLVKKYNFDLDQHNAYIKKIIGRFDNEYISDELSRVARSPIRKLGANDRFIKPARELINFGITPNYLVKAIAVALFYKNNDDHEAVEIQSYLQDHSVEELLVKYSELSDCIELISLILDEYNQLEKDLLVH, from the coding sequence ATGTTAGCTGTACACTTTGGCGCAGGAAATATTGGAAGAGGATTTATAGGACAATTATTACACAAGGCAGGGTATGAGATTTGCTTCGTTGATGTAAACGAAGAGATTATTGATCAATTGAATGAGAAGAAATCATATACTGTCATGCTAGCAGACCGTACTCAGGAAGAAATAAAGATAACAAATGTAAGAGGTATTAACAGCCTGAAGGATCCAAAAGAAGTTGTAAAAGTAATTGCACAGGCTGATATCGTAACAACAGCAGTAGGTCCCTCAATTCTTCCTAAAATAGCAAAGCTAATTGCAGAGGGATTAATTGAAAAAGTTCAGAATTCAGAGAAAGCGTTAAATATAATTGCATGTGAAAATATGATAGGTGGAAGTTCTTTTTTAAGAGATGAAGTTTATTTAAATATGACATTATCTCAGAAGAAAAAAACTGAACAGTCGGTCAGTTTTCCAGATGCTGCAGTAGATCGAATCGTACCAATTCAAAGTCATGAAGATAAATTATTAGTGTCAGTAGAACCTTTTTATGAGTGGGTAATTGACAAATCAAAACTGATAGGAGAGGTTCCAGCAATTGATGGTGTAACTTATGTAGAGGATTTACTTCCTTATATTGAAAGAAAACTATTTAGCGTAAACACAGGTCACGCAGCGACTGCATATTTAGGCAATTTCTACGGATATAAAACGATTAAAGAAGCAATTTCTGATGAAAATATTAGAAATACTGTTAGTTCTATTTTAGATGAAACGGGTAAGTTATTAGTTAAAAAATATAACTTTGACTTAGATCAACATAACGCTTATATAAAAAAAATAATAGGTAGATTCGATAATGAATATATTTCAGATGAATTATCTCGTGTTGCTCGTTCTCCAATTCGCAAATTAGGAGCAAATGACCGTTTTATTAAGCCAGCAAGAGAGTTAATAAACTTTGGGATAACACCTAACTATTTAGTTAAAGCAATTGCAGTTGCTTTATTCTATAAAAATAATGATGATCATGAAGCAGTTGAAATACAAAGCTACCTCCAAGATCACTCTGTGGAAGAGTTGCTTGTTAAATATTCAGAATTATCAGATTGTATTGAGCTAATTAGTTTAATTCTTGATGAATACAATCAGTTAGAGAAGGACTTACTTGTACATTAA
- a CDS encoding PTS sugar transporter subunit IIA has protein sequence MIQTVLPTDNVLLNIDVKTKDEAIRLAGNLLVKNGYVKENYIDSMIEREESLTTYMGNFIAIPHGTEESKQEVISSGISILQIPNGVDFGNGNIVKVVFGIAGKDNEHLDLLSQIAILCSEEENVHKLIAATSEEELILMFSEEE, from the coding sequence ATGATTCAGACAGTATTACCAACAGATAATGTTTTATTAAATATAGATGTAAAAACAAAAGATGAAGCCATTCGTTTAGCAGGAAATCTTTTAGTAAAAAACGGTTATGTAAAAGAAAATTATATTGATAGTATGATCGAAAGAGAAGAGTCTTTAACAACTTATATGGGGAACTTTATTGCGATTCCACATGGAACTGAGGAGTCAAAACAAGAGGTAATCTCATCTGGAATTTCGATTCTTCAAATTCCTAATGGAGTAGACTTTGGGAACGGAAATATTGTAAAGGTAGTATTTGGTATTGCAGGCAAAGATAATGAGCATCTTGATCTGTTATCTCAAATTGCAATCCTTTGTTCAGAGGAAGAAAATGTACATAAATTGATTGCAGCCACATCAGAAGAGGAACTAATTTTAATGTTTAGTGAGGAGGAGTAA